A genomic segment from Pyxidicoccus trucidator encodes:
- the rplK gene encoding 50S ribosomal protein L11 produces the protein MKKVTGQVKLQIPAGKANPAPPIGPALGQQGVNIMEFCKQFNAKTQAEAKEGLIIPVIITVYADRSFTFILKTPPAAILIKKAAGLHTDKKKGSGAKKPGKEKVGQITRAQLEDIAKKKIQDTTAASLEACMNTIAGTARSMGIDVVG, from the coding sequence ATGAAGAAGGTCACAGGACAGGTCAAGCTGCAGATTCCCGCCGGCAAGGCGAACCCCGCCCCGCCGATCGGCCCCGCGCTCGGTCAGCAGGGCGTGAACATCATGGAGTTCTGCAAGCAGTTCAACGCCAAGACGCAGGCGGAGGCCAAGGAAGGGCTCATCATCCCGGTGATCATCACCGTGTATGCGGACCGCTCCTTCACCTTCATCCTGAAGACGCCTCCCGCGGCCATCCTCATCAAGAAGGCGGCGGGCCTGCACACCGACAAGAAGAAGGGTTCTGGCGCGAAGAAGCCGGGCAAGGAGAAGGTGGGTCAGATCACCCGCGCTCAGCTCGAGGACATCGCCAAGAAGAAGATCCAGGACACCACCGCCGCGTCGCTCGAGGCCTGCATGAACACCATTGCTGGCACCGCGCGCTCCATGGGCATCGACGTGGTCGGCTAG
- the nusG gene encoding transcription termination/antitermination protein NusG, with protein MAMKWYVVHTYSNFENQAKKSLEEKVRLEGLQDQFGEILIPMEQVVEMVKGEKKTSRRKFFPGYIFVQMELNDRTLHLVKNTPKITGFPGTAQHQNPLPISDQEVARLTSQISEGTLKPKPKVQFDEGDTVRVIDGPFANFNGTVEEVNAEKGRVKVLVSIFGRATPVELDFMQVEKTTG; from the coding sequence ATGGCGATGAAATGGTACGTGGTCCATACCTACTCGAACTTCGAGAACCAGGCGAAGAAGAGCCTCGAGGAGAAGGTGCGCCTTGAAGGGCTCCAGGACCAGTTTGGCGAAATCCTGATTCCCATGGAGCAGGTCGTCGAGATGGTGAAGGGTGAGAAGAAGACGTCTCGCCGCAAGTTCTTCCCTGGCTACATCTTCGTGCAGATGGAGCTGAACGACCGGACGCTCCACCTGGTGAAGAACACGCCGAAGATCACCGGCTTTCCGGGCACGGCGCAGCACCAGAACCCGCTGCCCATCTCCGACCAGGAAGTGGCCCGGCTCACCTCGCAGATCTCCGAGGGCACGCTCAAGCCGAAGCCCAAGGTGCAGTTCGACGAGGGTGACACGGTGCGCGTCATCGACGGCCCGTTCGCCAACTTCAACGGCACGGTGGAAGAGGTCAACGCGGAGAAGGGCCGGGTCAAGGTGCTCGTGAGCATCTTCGGCCGCGCCACCCCCGTGGAGCTGGACTTCATGCAGGTGGAGAAGACCACCGGTTAG
- the secE gene encoding preprotein translocase subunit SecE: protein MATASEASQQANRSAMDPKRLVVIFYLLAGIILALFLERVFGLLWARFGWGDPVLIEGMDWKVSTLIGYLLAVGLAVGAYFHPRTHTLSLDVASELMKVTWPTWSETRASTMAVVVASLVAAVLLFFIDTIAYNLMVEWLPSVWGKL from the coding sequence ATGGCGACGGCATCAGAGGCCAGCCAGCAGGCTAACCGCTCGGCAATGGACCCGAAGCGGCTCGTGGTCATCTTCTATCTCCTCGCCGGCATCATCCTGGCCCTCTTCCTGGAGCGTGTCTTCGGGTTGCTCTGGGCCCGGTTTGGCTGGGGCGACCCCGTCCTCATCGAGGGCATGGACTGGAAGGTGTCCACGCTGATTGGCTACCTGCTCGCCGTGGGGTTGGCCGTTGGCGCGTACTTCCATCCACGCACCCACACGCTCTCGCTCGATGTGGCTTCCGAGCTGATGAAGGTCACCTGGCCGACCTGGTCGGAGACCCGGGCGTCGACCATGGCCGTGGTCGTCGCCTCGCTCGTGGCCGCCGTACTGCTCTTCTTCATCGACACCATCGCCTACAACTTGATGGTGGAATGGCTGCCCAGCGTGTGGGGGAAGCTGTAA
- the rpmG gene encoding 50S ribosomal protein L33, which produces MPKGNRSIISLECTVCKERNYTTTKNKRKSQDKLELSKFCPRCRKHQDHKEGKV; this is translated from the coding sequence ATGCCGAAGGGCAATCGTTCCATCATTTCGCTCGAGTGCACTGTGTGCAAGGAGCGGAACTACACGACCACGAAGAACAAGCGGAAGAGCCAGGACAAGCTCGAGCTGAGCAAGTTCTGCCCTCGGTGCCGCAAGCATCAAGACCACAAGGAAGGTAAGGTCTAG